Proteins encoded by one window of Enterobacter hormaechei subsp. xiangfangensis:
- a CDS encoding PAAR domain-containing protein, which yields MGQPAARATIDVSAHSGPIQSGSPDVIIGGFPAARKGDTLSCSTHGSGIIVGGSGTVFVNGMPLARQGDKTKCDVSGSPAPAIPKAAAPQYWGGTLAKNAGEDGMMHGEHFDARVLGAYASLEDKNLNGDFDTASAGFALADITIGNMKSKDLLRAEMRNKLAVANATGSLYGGGNDIYGLNANAAATGEQYGGSVAAGKEGTLYGGVSGDVTIGTAEAKAVLEVYTGNDGKYGLTADAGAEAKGVKGEVSGNLDILGIVSGEAKIDGSFGSAGLAGGGSAFWDTRDYSVNVRVTGGAAGLVGLKGDASLKVAFKPILDFFDYLYGEEDEPAVTSVLTESGDGTIITGCVTVLIGD from the coding sequence ATGGGACAGCCTGCCGCCAGAGCGACCATAGATGTCAGCGCACATTCGGGGCCAATACAGTCGGGAAGCCCGGACGTCATCATCGGTGGTTTTCCCGCCGCTCGAAAGGGTGATACGTTATCCTGCTCGACGCACGGCAGCGGTATTATTGTGGGGGGCTCCGGTACTGTCTTCGTTAACGGTATGCCACTTGCACGTCAAGGAGACAAGACGAAGTGTGATGTTAGCGGCTCACCGGCACCTGCCATACCGAAAGCAGCAGCACCTCAATATTGGGGGGGCACGCTGGCGAAAAATGCCGGCGAAGATGGGATGATGCACGGCGAACATTTTGATGCTCGTGTTCTGGGTGCGTACGCCAGCCTCGAAGATAAAAACCTCAACGGTGATTTTGATACCGCTTCAGCTGGTTTTGCGTTGGCGGATATTACAATTGGGAATATGAAAAGTAAGGATCTGCTACGGGCAGAAATGCGTAATAAACTCGCCGTCGCCAATGCGACGGGGTCTCTGTATGGTGGCGGCAACGATATTTATGGCTTGAATGCGAATGCCGCTGCGACAGGTGAGCAATACGGTGGTTCGGTTGCTGCGGGTAAAGAAGGAACGTTGTATGGTGGAGTATCAGGGGATGTAACTATTGGTACAGCAGAAGCTAAAGCCGTATTAGAAGTTTATACCGGCAATGATGGGAAGTATGGTTTGACTGCTGACGCCGGTGCGGAAGCGAAAGGAGTGAAAGGCGAAGTTTCGGGTAACCTTGATATTCTGGGCATCGTTTCCGGAGAAGCAAAAATCGACGGTAGCTTTGGGTCTGCTGGTCTCGCGGGAGGTGGAAGCGCTTTCTGGGACACTAGAGATTATTCCGTTAACGTCAGGGTGACTGGTGGGGCTGCAGGGCTTGTAGGGCTTAAGGGTGATGCAAGTCTAAAAGTGGCATTCAAGCCTATACTGGATTTCTTTGACTATTTGTATGGCGAAGAGGATGAGCCAGCCGTCACCTCTGTTCTGACAGAAAGCGGGGATGGGACAATTATTACCGGGTGTGTTACTGTTTTGATAGGCGATTAA
- the tssF gene encoding type VI secretion system baseplate subunit TssF codes for MESKLLEYYNRELAYLREMGAEFAERYPKVAGRLGMRGIEVADPYIERLMEGFAFLTSRVQMKMDAEFPRFSQRMLEMIAPNYLAPTPSMAIAEIQPDSSRGDLSKGFIVPRGTMMDSLALKKTGVTCSYTTAHEVNLLPLKIERIELGGVPADLPLAQLGLSQRGISSALRVRIACDGPQHLGHLDFDRLEFFLSGPDIEALKLLELVMEHHAGIVCQTVSKQPQRQLLSSDALRQEGFDADQALLPDDLRNFDGYRLLQEYFAFPARFRFISLSGLGKLIQRCEDEKAFDIFILLDKSDDQLERVVDASHLALHCTPVINLFPKVAARQKLSESQHEYHLVVDNIRPLDYEIYAVKKIYASADGQRDDQTFRPFWSTWSGDAGNYGAYFSLRREQRVLSEHALRYGTRTGYIGSEVFVSLVDAQHAPWQENLRYISAEVLCTSRDLPLMLQQELGQFIMADSMPVKALTLRKGPTPPRPALAEGFSTWRLISQLQMNYLSLMDSENEEGAAALRQLLGLYANLAETPVARQVDGVRHCVLEPVHRRVPEPGPVVFARGIGITLTVDERAFSGASPWLFGSVLERLFARLVSINSFTEFTLKSQQRGEIGYWAPRMGKRALV; via the coding sequence ATGGAAAGCAAACTGCTCGAATATTACAACCGTGAACTGGCCTATCTGCGCGAGATGGGCGCGGAGTTCGCCGAACGCTACCCGAAAGTGGCGGGGCGGCTCGGCATGCGCGGCATCGAAGTGGCGGACCCGTACATTGAGCGCCTGATGGAAGGTTTCGCCTTCCTGACCTCCCGCGTGCAGATGAAAATGGACGCCGAATTCCCGCGCTTTTCACAGCGTATGCTGGAGATGATTGCGCCAAATTATCTGGCGCCTACGCCGTCGATGGCGATCGCTGAAATTCAGCCCGACAGCAGCCGGGGCGACCTGAGCAAAGGCTTTATTGTGCCGCGCGGCACCATGATGGACAGCCTGGCGCTGAAAAAAACCGGCGTTACGTGCAGCTATACCACGGCGCACGAGGTGAACCTGCTGCCGTTAAAAATTGAGCGGATCGAGCTGGGCGGCGTTCCCGCCGATCTGCCGCTGGCCCAGCTCGGCCTGAGTCAGCGGGGGATCAGCAGCGCCTTACGGGTCCGCATTGCCTGCGATGGCCCGCAGCATCTCGGGCACCTGGATTTTGACCGCCTGGAGTTCTTCTTAAGCGGCCCGGACATCGAGGCGCTGAAGCTGCTGGAGCTGGTGATGGAGCACCACGCGGGCATCGTCTGCCAGACGGTCAGCAAGCAGCCCCAGCGCCAGCTGCTGTCGTCTGACGCCCTGCGTCAGGAAGGCTTTGATGCGGACCAGGCCCTGCTCCCGGACGATCTGCGTAACTTTGACGGCTATCGCCTGTTGCAGGAGTACTTCGCGTTCCCGGCGCGTTTTCGTTTCATCAGCCTGAGCGGGCTGGGCAAGTTGATCCAGCGCTGCGAAGACGAAAAAGCGTTTGATATCTTCATTCTGCTCGACAAGAGCGACGATCAGCTGGAGCGCGTGGTGGATGCCAGCCACCTGGCGCTGCACTGCACGCCGGTGATCAACCTGTTCCCGAAAGTGGCGGCCCGGCAGAAGCTGAGCGAAAGCCAGCATGAATACCATCTGGTGGTGGATAACATCCGCCCGCTGGATTATGAAATTTATGCCGTGAAAAAAATCTATGCCAGCGCGGATGGTCAGCGGGACGACCAGACGTTTCGTCCGTTCTGGAGTACCTGGAGCGGGGACGCGGGCAACTACGGCGCCTATTTTTCCCTGCGTCGTGAGCAGCGCGTTCTCTCCGAACACGCGCTGCGCTATGGCACCCGCACGGGCTATATCGGCTCGGAGGTCTTCGTCTCGCTGGTGGATGCGCAGCACGCGCCGTGGCAGGAAAACCTGCGCTATATCTCCGCCGAGGTGCTGTGCACCAGCCGTGACCTGCCGCTGATGCTCCAGCAGGAGCTTGGGCAGTTTATTATGGCCGACTCCATGCCGGTGAAGGCGTTAACCCTGCGTAAAGGCCCGACGCCGCCGCGTCCGGCACTGGCCGAAGGGTTCAGCACCTGGCGGCTCATCAGCCAGCTGCAAATGAACTACCTTAGCCTGATGGACAGCGAAAACGAAGAGGGCGCTGCCGCGCTGCGTCAGCTGTTAGGGCTGTACGCCAACCTCGCCGAGACGCCGGTTGCCCGTCAGGTGGATGGCGTTCGTCACTGCGTGCTGGAGCCGGTGCACCGCCGCGTGCCGGAACCCGGCCCGGTGGTGTTCGCCCGCGGGATCGGCATCACCCTGACGGTGGACGAACGCGCCTTTTCCGGCGCCAGCCCGTGGCTTTTCGGCAGCGTGCTGGAGCGCCTTTTTGCCCGCCTGGTCTCCATCAACAGCTTTACGGAGTTCACGCTCAAGAGCCAGCAGCGCGGCGAAATCGGCTACTGGGCGCCGCGTATGGGTAAAAGGGCGCTGGTATGA
- the tssH gene encoding type VI secretion system ATPase TssH: MSEISRAVLFGKLDTLLFTSLESATAFCKLRGNPYVELVHWLHQLMQQQDGDLQQVIRHFALDEQQLTRDIVAALDALPRGASSVSDLSEHIDSAVERAWVYGSLKFGVSRIRGGHLLIGILKTWNLANVLKSISAQFTRLNVEVLVEQFDAICASSKESQQAAAAADAPAGAVPAAQGTLAQYGQDLTARAREGKIDPVVGRDEEIRQMVDILMRRRQNNPLLTGEAGVGKTAVVEGLALRIADGDVPEPLQNVQLWLLDIGMLQAGAGMKGEFEARLQALINEVQSSATPIILFIDEIHTLIGAGGQQGTGDAANLLKPALARGQLRTIGATTWAEYKKYIEKDPALTRRFQTVQVHEPDEAKAVLMLRSTVSPLETHHQVLLLDEAVSAAVKLSHRYIPARQLPDKAVALLDTACARVAVSQSAPPAQLEDCLRHLAALDVEIEIAEREARVAAGDAERVTALRAERDAYETKREALARRWEEERSLVQEIIRLRAALFAAVDEDTAELHGQLAEQQQALKILQGDEPLLFAAVDENVVAAVVSDWTGIPLGRMVKNEIDAVLNLADTLNQRVIGQRHGLDLIARRVKTSRAKLDDPNKPVGVFMLCGPSGVGKTETALALAESLYGGEQNVITINMSEFQEAHTVSTLKGAPPGYVGYGEGGVLTEAVRRRPYSVVLLDEIEKAHPDVHEIFFQVFDKGWMEDGEGRHIDFRNTIIILTSNVGTDLIAAMCADPELMPEPDALSGALRQPLLEVFPPALLGRLLVVPYYPLSDEMLGQIVRLQLRRIQRRLEENHNIISEFDDSVVEQIVQRCTEVESGGRMVDAILTNTLLPQMSQILLTASRSDQQYRRLHVTCEQGEFHCQFAA; encoded by the coding sequence ATGTCAGAAATTAGCCGTGCCGTGCTTTTCGGCAAACTGGATACGCTGTTATTTACCTCTCTGGAAAGCGCGACTGCCTTCTGTAAGCTGCGCGGCAACCCGTACGTTGAGCTGGTGCACTGGCTGCATCAGCTGATGCAGCAGCAGGATGGCGATCTGCAACAGGTCATCCGTCACTTCGCCCTTGATGAACAGCAGCTGACGCGCGATATCGTGGCGGCGCTGGATGCCCTGCCGCGTGGCGCGAGTTCCGTGTCTGATCTTTCCGAGCATATCGACAGCGCCGTCGAGCGCGCCTGGGTCTACGGCTCGCTGAAGTTTGGCGTCAGCCGCATCCGCGGCGGCCATTTGCTGATCGGCATACTGAAAACGTGGAATCTGGCTAACGTGCTGAAAAGTATTTCGGCGCAGTTCACCCGTCTTAACGTTGAGGTGCTGGTCGAGCAGTTCGACGCCATTTGCGCCAGCAGCAAAGAGAGCCAGCAGGCCGCCGCCGCTGCGGACGCGCCTGCCGGGGCAGTACCGGCTGCGCAGGGCACGCTGGCGCAGTATGGTCAGGATCTGACGGCGCGCGCCCGGGAAGGCAAGATTGACCCGGTGGTGGGGCGCGATGAAGAGATCCGCCAGATGGTCGATATCCTGATGCGTCGTCGCCAGAACAACCCCCTGCTGACCGGGGAAGCCGGCGTCGGGAAAACCGCAGTGGTGGAAGGGCTGGCGCTGCGTATCGCCGACGGCGACGTGCCGGAGCCGCTGCAAAACGTTCAGCTGTGGCTGCTGGATATCGGCATGCTTCAGGCCGGAGCGGGCATGAAAGGGGAATTTGAGGCGCGCCTCCAGGCGCTGATTAACGAGGTGCAGTCCAGCGCCACGCCAATTATTCTGTTTATCGATGAGATCCACACCCTGATTGGCGCTGGCGGTCAGCAGGGCACCGGCGATGCCGCTAACCTGCTCAAGCCTGCCCTGGCGCGAGGCCAGCTGCGCACCATCGGCGCGACCACCTGGGCGGAATACAAAAAATACATTGAGAAAGATCCTGCGCTGACCCGCCGCTTCCAGACCGTACAGGTTCACGAGCCGGATGAAGCGAAAGCCGTACTGATGCTGCGCAGCACCGTGTCGCCGCTGGAAACCCATCATCAGGTTTTACTCCTCGACGAAGCGGTCAGCGCGGCGGTGAAACTGTCGCATCGCTATATCCCTGCGCGTCAGCTACCGGATAAAGCGGTGGCGCTGCTGGATACCGCCTGCGCGCGCGTGGCCGTCAGCCAGAGCGCGCCGCCTGCTCAGCTGGAAGACTGTCTGCGTCACCTTGCTGCGCTTGACGTGGAAATTGAGATCGCAGAACGCGAAGCGCGCGTGGCGGCCGGTGATGCCGAGCGCGTCACGGCATTACGCGCCGAACGCGACGCGTATGAGACAAAACGCGAAGCCCTGGCCCGACGCTGGGAAGAAGAGCGCAGCCTGGTGCAGGAGATTATCCGTCTGCGTGCCGCGCTGTTTGCGGCGGTAGATGAGGATACGGCCGAGCTGCACGGCCAGCTGGCAGAACAGCAGCAGGCGCTGAAGATCTTACAGGGTGACGAACCGCTGCTGTTTGCCGCGGTGGATGAGAACGTGGTGGCTGCGGTAGTCTCAGACTGGACCGGGATCCCGCTGGGCCGGATGGTGAAAAATGAGATTGACGCGGTGCTGAACCTGGCCGACACGCTGAACCAGCGGGTTATTGGTCAGCGTCACGGTCTGGATCTGATTGCCCGTCGGGTAAAAACCTCGCGGGCGAAGCTTGACGATCCGAACAAACCGGTCGGCGTATTCATGCTCTGCGGGCCATCCGGCGTGGGTAAAACCGAAACCGCGCTGGCGCTGGCAGAGTCGCTTTACGGCGGCGAGCAGAACGTCATTACCATCAACATGAGCGAGTTCCAGGAAGCGCACACCGTTTCGACGTTAAAAGGTGCGCCTCCGGGCTATGTGGGCTATGGTGAAGGCGGCGTCTTAACCGAGGCCGTGCGCCGCCGTCCCTACAGCGTGGTGCTGCTGGATGAAATTGAAAAAGCGCACCCGGACGTGCACGAGATCTTCTTCCAGGTCTTCGACAAGGGCTGGATGGAGGACGGCGAGGGGCGCCATATTGATTTCCGTAACACCATTATTATTCTGACCTCTAACGTCGGCACCGACCTGATCGCAGCCATGTGTGCCGACCCGGAACTGATGCCGGAGCCTGACGCGTTAAGCGGCGCCCTGCGCCAGCCGCTGCTGGAGGTGTTCCCGCCTGCGCTGCTGGGCCGCCTGCTGGTGGTGCCGTATTACCCGCTGAGCGACGAGATGCTGGGGCAGATTGTGCGTCTTCAGCTCAGGCGCATTCAGCGTCGTCTGGAAGAGAATCACAACATTATTTCTGAATTTGACGACAGCGTGGTCGAACAGATTGTTCAGCGCTGTACCGAGGTTGAGTCGGGCGGGCGTATGGTGGATGCGATTCTGACCAATACGTTGCTGCCTCAGATGAGCCAGATTTTACTTACCGCCAGCCGCAGCGACCAGCAGTACCGACGTCTGCATGTCACCTGCGAGCAGGGCGAGTTCCACTGTCAGTTTGCCGCGTAA
- a CDS encoding type VI secretion system Vgr family protein, whose product MLNRITVQLPAEGLLFWKLSGREAMSESFALTLTLLGTDARIDRSRLLGQPVTVTIPTQSLLTPRFINGKVTRVAVSAVELTGTRYAVYQLTVEPDLWPMKRDRNLRIFQGQTVPQIVKTLLGEHQVNLEDKLTGSYRVWDYCVQYQESSLDFISRLMELEGIAYYFSHEADKHTLVLTDAATQHQPFSGYEVIPYHQTPSGGSTDEEGISQWALEDSVTPGIYSLDDYDFRKPNAWLFQAQQNPASPKPGSIDVYDWPGRFVETGHAEFYARIRQERWQVEHQQIQATATAAGIAPGHIFTLTNAPFFSDNGEYLVTAAGYHFEENRYASGEGETIHRTDFSVIPASVSYRPAQSTAWPRTYGPQTAKVVGPQGESIWTDKYGRVKVKFHWDRLAKGDDTSSCWVRVSSAWAGQGYGGVQIPRVGDEVVVDFINGDPDRPIITGRVYNDASMPPWALPAAATQMGFMSRSKDGHKDNANALRFEDKAGQEQIWIHAEKNMDTEIENCETHDVGVDRKKIIGRDEHVTVKRNRDVNVGANSTSNTGNQHKFNVGKNQTVLTMDKEGNALLEATTSIKLKVNDNYILITPSTIEIIVSEGTLKAESITVASFKGTELTKLGGGINAEMKANDTLHLNGTNLTDIKGAVVKINS is encoded by the coding sequence ATGCTCAACCGAATTACCGTCCAGCTCCCGGCCGAGGGGCTGCTTTTCTGGAAACTCTCCGGCCGCGAGGCGATGTCCGAGTCGTTCGCGCTGACGCTGACCCTGCTCGGCACGGATGCGCGCATTGACCGCAGCAGGCTGCTCGGTCAGCCGGTCACAGTGACCATCCCCACGCAGAGCCTGCTTACTCCCCGCTTTATCAACGGCAAGGTGACGCGCGTGGCGGTGAGCGCCGTTGAGCTGACGGGCACCCGCTACGCGGTGTACCAGCTGACGGTGGAGCCGGACCTGTGGCCGATGAAGCGCGACCGCAACCTGCGTATCTTCCAGGGCCAGACGGTACCGCAGATTGTCAAAACCCTGCTGGGTGAGCATCAGGTTAACCTCGAGGACAAACTCACCGGCAGCTACCGCGTGTGGGACTACTGCGTGCAGTATCAGGAATCGAGCCTGGACTTCATCAGCCGTCTGATGGAGCTGGAGGGAATTGCGTACTACTTCAGCCACGAGGCCGACAAACACACCCTGGTGCTCACCGACGCCGCCACCCAGCACCAGCCTTTCAGCGGCTATGAGGTCATTCCTTACCACCAGACGCCGTCCGGCGGCAGTACGGATGAAGAGGGCATCAGCCAGTGGGCGCTGGAGGACAGCGTGACGCCGGGGATTTACAGCCTCGATGACTATGACTTCCGCAAGCCGAACGCGTGGCTGTTCCAGGCCCAGCAGAACCCGGCGTCACCGAAACCGGGCAGCATCGACGTGTACGACTGGCCGGGGCGCTTTGTGGAGACGGGCCATGCGGAATTCTACGCCCGCATCCGTCAGGAACGCTGGCAGGTGGAGCATCAGCAGATTCAGGCGACGGCCACGGCGGCGGGCATTGCGCCGGGCCACATTTTTACCCTCACCAACGCGCCGTTCTTCAGCGATAACGGCGAGTATCTGGTGACGGCGGCGGGCTACCATTTCGAGGAGAACCGCTACGCGAGCGGTGAGGGGGAGACCATTCACCGCACCGATTTCAGCGTCATTCCGGCGTCGGTGTCCTACCGTCCGGCGCAGAGCACGGCGTGGCCGCGCACCTACGGCCCGCAGACGGCGAAAGTGGTGGGGCCGCAGGGGGAGAGTATCTGGACGGACAAATATGGCCGCGTGAAGGTGAAGTTCCACTGGGACCGCCTGGCGAAGGGCGATGACACCAGCTCCTGCTGGGTGCGCGTGTCGAGCGCCTGGGCGGGCCAGGGCTACGGCGGGGTGCAAATCCCGCGCGTCGGCGATGAGGTGGTGGTGGACTTTATCAACGGCGACCCGGACCGTCCGATTATCACCGGTCGCGTGTATAACGACGCGAGCATGCCGCCGTGGGCACTGCCGGCTGCGGCGACGCAGATGGGTTTTATGAGCCGCAGTAAGGATGGCCACAAAGATAATGCCAATGCCCTACGATTCGAGGATAAGGCTGGGCAAGAGCAGATCTGGATTCATGCTGAAAAAAACATGGACACCGAGATCGAGAACTGCGAGACACATGACGTAGGGGTAGACCGTAAAAAAATTATCGGCCGGGATGAGCACGTAACGGTTAAGCGTAACCGGGACGTGAACGTGGGGGCGAATTCAACCAGCAACACGGGTAATCAGCACAAATTCAATGTAGGTAAAAACCAAACCGTATTGACTATGGATAAAGAGGGAAATGCTCTGCTGGAAGCGACAACCTCGATTAAGTTAAAGGTGAATGATAACTACATTCTTATCACGCCATCGACAATTGAAATTATCGTTTCCGAAGGGACACTCAAGGCTGAGAGTATTACTGTGGCATCCTTCAAAGGGACGGAGTTGACGAAGTTAGGCGGCGGAATAAATGCCGAGATGAAAGCTAATGATACTCTTCATCTCAATGGTACAAACCTGACAGATATTAAAGGCGCTGTTGTTAAAATTAACAGCTAA
- a CDS encoding serine/threonine protein kinase → MTDNDNNRTVPNALPVGYRFNEFEIKEVIGGGGFGIVYRAWDHQLERTIAIKEFMPSSLAVRGEDMTLVLRSERFGKAFSAGLNSFIQEARLLARFNHPNLLHVLRFWVQNDTAYMGTLFYSGTTLSRLREEKPELINEAWIRRMLPMLFGAIKTIHDEGYLHRDISLDNIQIQDNGLPVLLDFGSARRTIGNLSDETETMLRPGFAPIEQYTDDNESEQGPWTDIYALGAVLRTLIVGSPPPVSVVRSIQDTCKPLVELMPQGYSIPLLQAIDKALALHMEDRPQSIEEFAALIEMPVAGIDEVLTAKKTGTMLVPVEEEASASALDWRRYKLPGLVAAGVLVGVVAGAMLFGGGSQETPEQTAQTPAVSPPAETSSQSETRPATADVSEPVAPPATAQQSAPPVDASPVALVYIRMLDGETLKVNGESKALRPGNNGYASLKLPAGETRIELEGNGRTRTQTLDIAKPGTWLVNP, encoded by the coding sequence ATGACGGATAATGATAACAATCGGACTGTCCCAAACGCGCTCCCGGTCGGGTACCGTTTCAATGAGTTTGAGATAAAAGAGGTGATTGGCGGCGGCGGATTCGGCATCGTCTATCGCGCCTGGGATCACCAGCTCGAACGCACTATCGCTATCAAAGAATTTATGCCTTCCTCCCTCGCCGTGCGCGGCGAGGATATGACGCTGGTGCTGCGCAGCGAGCGCTTCGGCAAAGCGTTTTCTGCCGGTCTGAACAGCTTCATCCAGGAAGCCCGCCTGCTGGCGCGCTTTAACCACCCGAACCTGCTGCACGTACTGCGTTTCTGGGTGCAAAACGACACGGCCTATATGGGGACGCTGTTTTACAGCGGTACCACGCTGTCGCGTCTGCGCGAAGAGAAACCGGAGCTGATTAACGAGGCGTGGATCCGCCGCATGCTGCCAATGCTCTTCGGCGCCATCAAAACGATCCACGACGAGGGTTATCTACACCGCGACATCTCGCTGGATAACATTCAGATTCAGGATAACGGCCTGCCGGTGCTGCTCGATTTCGGATCGGCGCGCCGCACCATCGGTAATCTCTCGGATGAGACGGAAACCATGCTGCGTCCGGGCTTCGCGCCTATCGAGCAGTATACCGACGACAATGAAAGCGAGCAGGGGCCGTGGACGGATATCTACGCGCTCGGCGCCGTATTGCGCACCCTCATCGTCGGCTCTCCGCCGCCGGTCAGCGTGGTGCGTTCGATTCAGGACACCTGCAAACCACTGGTGGAGCTGATGCCGCAGGGTTATTCCATTCCGCTGCTTCAGGCCATCGACAAGGCGCTGGCGCTGCATATGGAAGACCGTCCGCAATCCATTGAGGAGTTTGCGGCGCTGATCGAGATGCCCGTCGCCGGTATCGACGAGGTGCTGACCGCGAAGAAGACCGGCACGATGCTGGTGCCGGTGGAAGAGGAGGCATCTGCTTCCGCGCTGGACTGGCGACGTTACAAGCTTCCGGGGCTGGTGGCCGCGGGCGTGCTGGTTGGGGTGGTTGCCGGTGCGATGCTGTTCGGCGGCGGCAGTCAGGAAACGCCAGAGCAGACGGCGCAAACCCCTGCCGTGAGCCCTCCGGCTGAGACCTCATCCCAATCGGAAACCAGACCGGCAACGGCAGACGTGAGCGAGCCGGTAGCGCCACCTGCTACGGCGCAGCAGAGTGCGCCGCCTGTCGACGCCAGCCCGGTCGCGCTGGTCTACATCCGCATGCTTGATGGCGAGACGCTGAAGGTGAACGGCGAGTCTAAAGCGCTGCGTCCGGGGAATAACGGTTACGCATCGCTGAAATTGCCTGCGGGCGAGACCCGCATTGAACTGGAAGGCAATGGAAGAACGCGTACCCAGACGCTGGATATTGCGAAGCCAGGCACCTGGCTGGTGAATCCGTAA
- the tssG gene encoding type VI secretion system baseplate subunit TssG — protein MSEVAPATLRVHRLTPLPDAFWHGVRETPWRYDLFQLLRRIDAQGGERYPLGRAPLPKFEPLRIGQQPSMGFAPSTVAEVRQREENGLHEVSILSFGLFGPNGPLPVHMTEYARERIHHHQDHSLSAFADLFHHRLTLLFYRAWADAQPAVSLDRDDNRRFEGYLASLIGMGQPAQMSKGSLSAHARFTHAGHLTRHGRDPEGLEKILRNYFNVPVRLVANVPQWMPLSTREQAQLGEGRRLPRMGESAFLGIAVRDVQHKFRLEIGPLSADDYNRFLPGEGWVTELRDWVRQYAGVEFEWETRVILRADAVQGATLGSAGRLGYNTWLGLQPHPVPRGDLVYRAER, from the coding sequence ATGAGTGAAGTTGCCCCTGCAACGCTGCGCGTGCATCGCCTGACGCCGCTGCCCGATGCGTTCTGGCACGGAGTGCGCGAGACGCCGTGGCGCTACGATCTGTTCCAGCTGTTAAGACGAATTGATGCCCAGGGCGGCGAGCGTTACCCGCTGGGACGCGCGCCGCTGCCTAAATTTGAGCCGCTGCGTATTGGTCAGCAGCCTTCAATGGGCTTTGCGCCCTCAACGGTTGCTGAGGTCCGGCAGCGGGAAGAGAACGGACTGCATGAGGTTTCCATTCTGAGCTTCGGCCTGTTTGGTCCTAACGGCCCACTGCCGGTGCACATGACTGAGTATGCCCGCGAGCGTATTCATCATCATCAGGATCACAGCCTCAGCGCGTTTGCCGACCTCTTTCACCACCGCCTGACGCTGCTGTTCTACCGCGCCTGGGCGGACGCGCAGCCTGCCGTTTCACTGGATCGCGACGACAACAGGCGCTTCGAAGGGTATCTGGCATCGCTGATTGGCATGGGGCAGCCTGCCCAGATGTCGAAAGGCAGCCTGAGCGCGCATGCCCGCTTTACTCACGCCGGGCACCTGACCCGCCACGGGCGGGACCCGGAAGGGCTGGAGAAAATCCTGCGCAACTATTTCAACGTGCCGGTCAGGCTGGTGGCCAACGTCCCGCAGTGGATGCCGCTCTCAACGAGGGAGCAGGCACAGCTGGGTGAGGGGCGTCGCCTGCCGCGCATGGGAGAGTCCGCTTTTCTCGGCATTGCGGTACGCGACGTGCAGCATAAATTCCGGCTCGAGATTGGCCCGTTGAGCGCAGACGACTACAACCGTTTTCTGCCGGGCGAAGGATGGGTCACCGAGCTGCGCGACTGGGTGCGACAGTACGCCGGGGTGGAATTTGAATGGGAAACACGGGTGATCCTGCGCGCCGATGCGGTGCAGGGCGCCACGCTCGGCAGCGCCGGGCGATTAGGGTACAACACCTGGCTCGGCCTTCAGCCTCACCCTGTTCCGCGTGGCGATCTGGTGTATCGCGCAGAGCGATAA
- a CDS encoding ankyrin repeat domain-containing protein encodes MAFVALCFLFMIQGCKQDMDLNPQDYFSGQQLELAKAIEEGDVDAVKTLAPDSDLNKPGKQDMTLLFWAIGNAINDKKTSPHLKVITLLVKAGADPLQPRPQGKSSPAEFALKGDSADWIDAMLDGGLSPNVKDKVFHEPIVFQSLKAKNTETLEAMLDRGADVNSTNSLGKTLVFDALDNQAYDHVLLLLDRGADPSIKAKNGWSMSNALADALNGLERGSEQYEKLNEIKEKLIQKGGEWPPAPVK; translated from the coding sequence ATGGCTTTTGTCGCGTTATGTTTTTTATTCATGATTCAGGGGTGTAAGCAGGATATGGACCTTAATCCACAGGACTACTTCAGCGGTCAGCAGCTTGAACTGGCGAAAGCGATTGAAGAAGGCGATGTCGACGCGGTGAAGACGCTTGCACCAGACAGCGATCTTAATAAACCGGGAAAGCAGGATATGACCCTGCTTTTTTGGGCCATCGGCAACGCGATTAATGATAAAAAGACATCGCCCCATTTAAAGGTGATTACGTTGCTTGTTAAGGCTGGCGCAGATCCGCTCCAGCCTCGACCGCAGGGAAAAAGCAGTCCTGCCGAATTTGCCCTAAAGGGAGACAGTGCGGACTGGATCGACGCGATGCTGGACGGTGGCCTCTCACCCAACGTGAAAGATAAGGTTTTCCACGAACCGATCGTCTTCCAGTCGCTTAAAGCGAAAAATACAGAGACGCTGGAAGCCATGCTCGATCGCGGTGCTGACGTCAACTCAACCAATTCACTGGGTAAAACGCTGGTGTTTGATGCGCTGGATAACCAGGCTTACGATCATGTCTTGTTGCTGCTCGATCGTGGAGCGGATCCGTCAATTAAGGCCAAAAATGGCTGGTCGATGAGCAATGCGCTCGCGGACGCGCTTAATGGACTCGAGCGAGGCAGTGAGCAATACGAGAAATTAAACGAAATAAAAGAGAAGCTCATCCAGAAGGGGGGCGAATGGCCACCCGCGCCGGTTAAGTGA